A genomic region of Ovis canadensis isolate MfBH-ARS-UI-01 breed Bighorn chromosome 9, ARS-UI_OviCan_v2, whole genome shotgun sequence contains the following coding sequences:
- the RB1CC1 gene encoding RB1-inducible coiled-coil protein 1 isoform X1: protein MKLYVFLVNTGTTLTFDTELTVQTVADLKHAIHSKYKIAIQHQVLVVNGGECMAADRRVCTYSAGTDTNPIFLFNKEMILSERLPAIPKTTFSTENDMEIKVEESLMMPAVFHTVASRTQLAVEMYEVAKKLCSFCEGLVHDEHLQHQGWAAIMANLEDCSNSYQKLLFKFESIYSNYLQSVEDIKLKLTHLGTAVSVMAKIPLLECLTRHSYRECLGRADSLPEREGSEKAETKTSTELVLSPDTPAATSKPSLTSFHMSVEHIAPDAADAESGKDVREPCPSPAQRDAAAVEAKEGDLPFFNVSLLDWINVQDRPNDVESLVRKCFDSMSRLDPRIIRPFMAECHQTIANLDNQNMKAIKGLEDRLYALDQMIASCGRLVNEQKELAQGFLANQMRAENLKDASVLPDLCLSHANQLMIMLQNHRKLLDIKQKCTTAKQELANNLHVRLKWCCFVMLHADQDGEKLQALLRLVIELLERVKIVEALSTVPQMYCLAVVEVVRRKMFIKHYREWAGALVKDGKQLYEAEKSKRESFGKLFRKSFLRNRLFRGLDSWPPSFCTQKPRKFDCELPDISLKDLQFLQSFCPSEVQPFLRVPLLCDFEPLHQHVLALHNLVKAAQSLDEMSQTITDLLSEQKASASQTSQQSASSPRLESATGITTATSPRTPPPLAVQDPLCPAVCPLEELSPDSIDAHTFDFETIPHPNIEHTLHQASLDLDSLAESPESDFMSAVNEFVIEEQLSSPNPISDPQSPEMMVESLYSSVINAIDSRRMQDTRTPGQEDPGNRASLSAQLGRCRASAHDSHLSIQTLKEDFCHFRTFVQKEQCDFANSLQCTAVEIRSIIDKVKHSLEVTLHEKHQKELESLKSEYEGRLATLVKESEENKSKITKLRGDLACLEEVLQNKDNEFALVKHEKEAVICLQKEKDQKLLEMERAVHSQHCEVEALRQSREIALEDLRKLHVENDEKLQLLRAELQRLEQSHLKELEDTLQVRHTQELEKAMSEHRLCLEKLEMENQQRIEQIQDSHAAVIQEKEQQLQELKLKVSDLSDMRCKLEVELALKEAETDEIKMLLEESRTQEKKTLQSLFEKETEQLRAEISKLNQKIHDNNENYQVGLAELRTLMTVEKDQCISELISRHEEESDRLTTDLNKMTLLYQQAFEIEKGLKEELAELQSKLDSELSALEKQKDEKISQQEDMYKAIIQKLEKDKEEFVMRQERDREQLVQRLNCEKEAAIETARKEMHLEREAVEKELLEKVKHLESQLAKSHAMESAREDSSSLVAELQEKLQEEKAKFLEQLEEQEKRKNEEMQNVRTSLIAEQQTNFNTVLTREKMRKENIINDLSDKLKSTMQQQERDKDLIESLSEDRARLLEEKKRLEEEVSRLRGGAFVPSPGVAAAPELYGACAPEAPVEALDTLGEGRPDSAMETSTMSVQENVHLLSEERQRIMLLERTLQLKEEENKRLNQRLMSQSMSSVSSRHSEKIAIRDFQVGDLVLIILDERHDNYVLFTVSPTLYFLHAESLPALDLRPGEGASGASRRPWVLGKVMEKEYCQAKKAQNRFKVPLGTKFYRVKAVSWNKKV, encoded by the exons ATGAAGTTGTATGTATTTCTGGTGAACACTGGAACCACCCTGACATTTGACACTGAACTTACAGTGCAAAC TGTGGCTGACCTGAAGCATGCGATCCACAGCAAGTACAAGATCGCCATTCAGCACCAGGTGCTGGTGGTCAACGGGGGCGAGTGCATGGCTGCCGACCGCAGGGTGTGCACCTACAGCGCTGGGACG GACACAaatccaatttttctttttaacaaggaAATGATCTTGTCTGAGCGTCTACCTGCTATTCCTAAAACTACCTTTTCAACAGAAAATGACATGGAAATAAAAGTCGAAGAGTCCCTTATGATGCCTGCCGTTTTTCACACTGTTGCTTCAAGGACACAACTTGCAGTG GAAATGTATGAAGTTGCCAAGAAACTCTGCTCTTTCTGTGAAGGTCTGGTCCATGATGAACATCTTCAGCACCAAGGCTGGGCTGCAATTATGGCCAATCTGGAAGATTGCTCAAATTCCTACCAAAAGCTGCTTTTCAAATTTGAAAGTATTTATTCAAATTATCTGCAATCCGTAGAAGACATCAAATTAAAACTTACTCA TTTAGGAACTGCGGTTTCAGTCATGGCCAAGATTCCGCTGTTGGAGTGCCTCACCAGACACAGTTACAGGGAATGTCTGGGGAGAGCAGATTCCTTGCCTGAACGTGAAGGCTCAGAAAAGGCTGAGACGAAGACCTCCACTGAACTGGTGCTCTCTCCTGATACGCCTGCAGCAACGAGCAAACCCTCGTTAACCTCATTTCACATGTCTGTGGAGCACATAGCCCCAGACGCCGCAGATGCTGAAAGTGGAAAAGATGTGAGGGAGCCTTGTCCAAGCCCTGCCCAGCGGGATGCAGCTGCAGTAGAGGCTAAAGAGGGGGACCTGCCTTTCTTTAATGTTTCTCTGTTAGACTGGATCAACGTGCAGGACAGGCCTAATGACGTCGAGTCTTTGGTCAGGAAGTGCTTTGATTCCATGAGCAGG CTTGATCCCCGGATCATTCGACCCTTTATGGCAGAATGCCATCAGACTATTGCCAATCTCGATAATCAGAACATGAAAGCCATCAAGGGCCTGGAGGACCGGCTGTACGCCCTGGACCAGATGATTGCCAGCTGCGGCCGACTGGTCAATGAGCAGAAAGAACTCGCTCAG GGATTTTTAGCTAATCAGATGAGAGCTGAAAACTTGAAGGATGCATCTGTGCTACCTGATTTGTGCCTGAGTCATGCAAATCAGTTGATGATTATGTTGCAAAACCATAGAAAGCTGTTGGACATTAAACAGAAGTGTACCACTGCCAAACAGGAGCTCGCAAATAACCTTCATGTCAGACTCAA GTGGTGTTGCTTTGTGATGCTCCACGCTGATCAGGATGGAGAGAAGTTGCAGGCTTTGCTCCGCCTGGTTATCGAGCTCTTAGAAAGAGTCAAGATCGTAGAAGCTCTGAGCACAGTTCCTCAGATGTACTGCTTAGCTGTTGTTGAGGTTGTCAGGAGAAAAATGTTCATAAAACACTACAGGGAG TGGGCTGGTGCTTTAGTCAAGGACGGAAAGCAATTATATGAGGCTGAGAAGTCAAAAAGGGAATCCTTTGGGAAATTATTTA GGAAGTCTTTTCTAAGAAATCGTCTGTTCAGGGGATTGGACTCCTGGCCCCCATCCTTTTGT acacagaaGCCTCGAAAGTttgactgtgaacttccagatatttcaTTAAAAGATTTACAGTTTCTGCAATCATTTTGTCCTTCTGAAGTTCAGCCATTCCTCAG GGTTCCCTTACTTTGTGACTTTGAACCTCTCCACCAGCATGTACTCGCTCTGCATAATTTGGTAAAAGCAGCACAAAGTTTGGATGAAATGTCACAGACCATTACAGACCTGCTGAGTGAACAAAAG GCCTCTGCGAGTCAGACGTCCCAACAGTCGGCTTCCTCGCCCCGGCTGGAAAGCGCGACAGGAATCACAACCGCTACCTCACCCAGGACACCGCCTCCACTCGCCGTGCAGGATCCCCTGTGTCCTGCGGTCTGCCCCTTAGAGGAGCTGTCACCAGACAGCATTGATGCCCACACGTTCGACTTTGAGACTATCCCCCATCCAAATATAGAGCATACTCTCCACCAGGCCTCCTTAGACTTGGATTCACTAGCAGAAAGTCCTGAGTCGGACTTTATGTCTGCGGTGAACGAATTTGTCATAGAGGAGCAGCTGTCGTCTCCAAACCCCATCAGCGACCCGCAGAGCCCGGAGATGATGGTGGAGTCCCTCTACTCCTCTGTCATCAACGCCATTGACAGCAGGCGGATGCAGGACACCAGGACCCCCGGTCAGGAGGACCCGGGCAACCGCGCGTCCCTCAGTGCCCAGCTGGGGAGGTGCCGCGCGTCCGCCCATGACTCGCACCTTAGCATTCAGACCCTGAAGGAAGACTTCTGCCACTTCCGGACGTTCGTGCAGAAGGAACAGTGCGACTTTGCCAATTCCTTGCAGTGTACAGCAGTAGAAATAAGAAGCATTATCGACAAAGTAAAGCACTCTTTGGAAGTAACACTACATGAAAAACATCAAAAAGAACTAGAGTCTTTAAAAAGCGAGTACGAGGGCAGGCTCGCTACCCTGGTGAAGGAGAGTGAAGAGAACAAGAGCAAGATCACCAAGCTGCGGGGGGACCTGGCGTGCCTGGAGGAGGTGCTGCAGAACAAGGATAACGAGTTCGCTCTGGTCAAGCACGAGAAGGAAGCCGTCATCTGCCTGCAGAAAGAGAAGGACCAGAAGCTGCTCGAGATGGAGCGCGCAGTGCACAGCCAGCACTGTGAGGTGGAGGCACTGCGGCAGTCGCGTGAGATTGCGCTGGAGGACTTGAGGAAGCTCCACGTGGAGAATGACGAGAAGCTCCAGCTACTGCGGGCAGAGCTCCAGCGCCTGGAGCAGAGTCATCTGAAGGAGCTGGAGGACACACTACAGGTCCGTCACACACAGGAGTTGGAGAAGGCCATGAGCGAGCACAGACTCTGCTTGGAGAAACTAGAAATGGAAAACCAGCAGAGGATCGAGCAGATCCAAGATTCTCATGCCGCAGTCATCCAGGAGAAGGAGCAGCAGCTCCAGGAGTTAAAGCTCAAGGTTTCGGATTTGTCGGACATGAGATGTAAGTTAGAGGTGGAGCTGGCCCTGAAGGAAGCAGAAACTGACGAGATAAAAATGTTGCTGGAAGAAAGCAGAACCCAGGAGAAGAAGACCTTGCAGTCTCTCTTCGAAAAAGAGACCGAACAGTTGAGAGCAGAAATCAGTAAACTAAACCAAAAGATTCATGACAATAATGAAAATTATCAGGTGGGCTTGGCAGAGCTGAGAACTTTAATGACAGTTGAAAAAGATCAGTGCATTTCTGAGTTAATTAGTAGACACGAAGAAGAATCTGATAGGCTTACAACTGATTTAAACAAAATGACATTGTTGTATCAGCAAGCATTTGAAATAGAAAAAGGCCTGAAAGAAGAATTAGCTGAACTGCAGAGTAAATTGGACTCAGAATTGAGTGctcttgaaaaacaaaaagatgagaaaatctCCCAGCAAGAGGACATGTACAAAGCTATTATCCAGAAGctagagaaagacaaagaggaaTTTGTCATGAGACAGGAACGGGACCGAGAACAGTTAGTTCAGAGGCTTAATTGTGAAAAAGAAGCTGCTATTGAGACTGCCAGAAAAGAAATGCACTTGGAAAGAGAAGCTGTTGAGAAAGAGTTGTTAGAGAAAGTTAAACATCTTGAGAGTCAATTAGCAAAAAG tcatgCCATGGAATCTGCCAGAGAAGATTCTTCAAGCCTAGTTGCTGAACTTCAAGAAAAGCTCCAGGAAGAAAAAGCTAAGTTTCTAGAACAACTTGAAgagcaggagaagaggaagaatgaGGAGATGCAGAATGTTCGAACATCTTTGATTGCTGAGCAGCAG ACCAACTTTAACACTGTTTTAACAAGAgagaaaatgaggaaagaaaacatAATCAATGATCTCAGTGATAAGCTCAAGAGCACAATGCAGCAGCAGGAGCGGGACAAAG ATTTGATCGAGTCCCTGTCTGAGGACCGCGCGCGTCTGCTGGAGGAGAAGAAGCGACTGGAGGAGGAGGTCAGCCGGCTGCGGGGCGGTGCCTTCGTGCCCTCCCCGGGTGTGGCCGCAGCCCCTGAGTTGTACGGGGCCTGTGCTCCTGAGGCCCCGGTGGAGGCCCTGGACACCCTTGGTGAGGGGAGGCCAGACTCAGCCATGGAGACCAGCACGATGTCTGTCCA AGAAAACGTCCATCTGCTCTCTGAAGAAAGACAGCGGATAATGCTGTTGGAACGA aCACTACAGTTGAAAGAAGAAGAGAACAAGCGGTTAAATCAGAGACTG ATGTCTCAGAGCATGTCTTCCGTGTCCTCAAGGCATTCTGAGAAGATAGCCATTAGAGA TTTCCAGGTGGGCGACCTGGTGCTCATCATCTTGGACGAGCGCCACGACAACTACGTGCTCTTCACGGTGAGCCCCACCCTGTACTTCCTGCACGCGGAGTCCCTGCCCGCCCTGGACCTCAGGCCGGGAGAGGGCG
- the RB1CC1 gene encoding RB1-inducible coiled-coil protein 1 isoform X2, with translation MKLYVFLVNTGTTLTFDTELTVQTVADLKHAIHSKYKIAIQHQVLVVNGGECMAADRRVCTYSAGTDTNPIFLFNKEMILSERLPAIPKTTFSTENDMEIKVEESLMMPAVFHTVASRTQLAVEMYEVAKKLCSFCEGLVHDEHLQHQGWAAIMANLEDCSNSYQKLLFKFESIYSNYLQSVEDIKLKLTHLGTAVSVMAKIPLLECLTRHSYRECLGRADSLPEREGSEKAETKTSTELVLSPDTPAATSKPSLTSFHMSVEHIAPDAADAESGKDVREPCPSPAQRDAAAVEAKEGDLPFFNVSLLDWINVQDRPNDVESLVRKCFDSMSRLDPRIIRPFMAECHQTIANLDNQNMKAIKGLEDRLYALDQMIASCGRLVNEQKELAQGFLANQMRAENLKDASVLPDLCLSHANQLMIMLQNHRKLLDIKQKCTTAKQELANNLHVRLKWCCFVMLHADQDGEKLQALLRLVIELLERVKIVEALSTVPQMYCLAVVEVVRRKMFIKHYREWAGALVKDGKQLYEAEKSKRESFGKLFRKSFLRNRLFRGLDSWPPSFCTQKPRKFDCELPDISLKDLQFLQSFCPSEVQPFLRVPLLCDFEPLHQHVLALHNLVKAAQSLDEMSQTITDLLSEQKASASQTSQQSASSPRLESATGITTATSPRTPPPLAVQDPLCPAVCPLEELSPDSIDAHTFDFETIPHPNIEHTLHQASLDLDSLAESPESDFMSAVNEFVIEEQLSSPNPISDPQSPEMMVESLYSSVINAIDSRRMQDTRTPGQEDPGNRASLSAQLGRCRASAHDSHLSIQTLKEDFCHFRTFVQKEQCDFANSLQCTAVEIRSIIDKVKHSLEVTLHEKHQKELESLKSEYEGRLATLVKESEENKSKITKLRGDLACLEEVLQNKDNEFALVKHEKEAVICLQKEKDQKLLEMERAVHSQHCEVEALRQSREIALEDLRKLHVENDEKLQLLRAELQRLEQSHLKELEDTLQVRHTQELEKAMSEHRLCLEKLEMENQQRIEQIQDSHAAVIQEKEQQLQELKLKVSDLSDMRCKLEVELALKEAETDEIKMLLEESRTQEKKTLQSLFEKETEQLRAEISKLNQKIHDNNENYQVGLAELRTLMTVEKDQCISELISRHEEESDRLTTDLNKMTLLYQQAFEIEKGLKEELAELQSKLDSELSALEKQKDEKISQQEDMYKAIIQKLEKDKEEFVMRQERDREQLVQRLNCEKEAAIETARKEMHLEREAVEKELLEKVKHLESQLAKSHAMESAREDSSSLVAELQEKLQEEKAKFLEQLEEQEKRKNEEMQNVRTSLIAEQQTNFNTVLTREKMRKENIINDLSDKLKSTMQQQERDKDLIESLSEDRARLLEEKKRLEEEVSRLRGGAFVPSPGVAAAPELYGACAPEAPVEALDTLGEGRPDSAMETSTMSVQENVHLLSEERQRIMLLERTLQLKEEENKRLNQRLMSQSMSSVSSRHSEKIAIRDFRCISKTVGPWKSDGKGVLPGQKGTKQI, from the exons ATGAAGTTGTATGTATTTCTGGTGAACACTGGAACCACCCTGACATTTGACACTGAACTTACAGTGCAAAC TGTGGCTGACCTGAAGCATGCGATCCACAGCAAGTACAAGATCGCCATTCAGCACCAGGTGCTGGTGGTCAACGGGGGCGAGTGCATGGCTGCCGACCGCAGGGTGTGCACCTACAGCGCTGGGACG GACACAaatccaatttttctttttaacaaggaAATGATCTTGTCTGAGCGTCTACCTGCTATTCCTAAAACTACCTTTTCAACAGAAAATGACATGGAAATAAAAGTCGAAGAGTCCCTTATGATGCCTGCCGTTTTTCACACTGTTGCTTCAAGGACACAACTTGCAGTG GAAATGTATGAAGTTGCCAAGAAACTCTGCTCTTTCTGTGAAGGTCTGGTCCATGATGAACATCTTCAGCACCAAGGCTGGGCTGCAATTATGGCCAATCTGGAAGATTGCTCAAATTCCTACCAAAAGCTGCTTTTCAAATTTGAAAGTATTTATTCAAATTATCTGCAATCCGTAGAAGACATCAAATTAAAACTTACTCA TTTAGGAACTGCGGTTTCAGTCATGGCCAAGATTCCGCTGTTGGAGTGCCTCACCAGACACAGTTACAGGGAATGTCTGGGGAGAGCAGATTCCTTGCCTGAACGTGAAGGCTCAGAAAAGGCTGAGACGAAGACCTCCACTGAACTGGTGCTCTCTCCTGATACGCCTGCAGCAACGAGCAAACCCTCGTTAACCTCATTTCACATGTCTGTGGAGCACATAGCCCCAGACGCCGCAGATGCTGAAAGTGGAAAAGATGTGAGGGAGCCTTGTCCAAGCCCTGCCCAGCGGGATGCAGCTGCAGTAGAGGCTAAAGAGGGGGACCTGCCTTTCTTTAATGTTTCTCTGTTAGACTGGATCAACGTGCAGGACAGGCCTAATGACGTCGAGTCTTTGGTCAGGAAGTGCTTTGATTCCATGAGCAGG CTTGATCCCCGGATCATTCGACCCTTTATGGCAGAATGCCATCAGACTATTGCCAATCTCGATAATCAGAACATGAAAGCCATCAAGGGCCTGGAGGACCGGCTGTACGCCCTGGACCAGATGATTGCCAGCTGCGGCCGACTGGTCAATGAGCAGAAAGAACTCGCTCAG GGATTTTTAGCTAATCAGATGAGAGCTGAAAACTTGAAGGATGCATCTGTGCTACCTGATTTGTGCCTGAGTCATGCAAATCAGTTGATGATTATGTTGCAAAACCATAGAAAGCTGTTGGACATTAAACAGAAGTGTACCACTGCCAAACAGGAGCTCGCAAATAACCTTCATGTCAGACTCAA GTGGTGTTGCTTTGTGATGCTCCACGCTGATCAGGATGGAGAGAAGTTGCAGGCTTTGCTCCGCCTGGTTATCGAGCTCTTAGAAAGAGTCAAGATCGTAGAAGCTCTGAGCACAGTTCCTCAGATGTACTGCTTAGCTGTTGTTGAGGTTGTCAGGAGAAAAATGTTCATAAAACACTACAGGGAG TGGGCTGGTGCTTTAGTCAAGGACGGAAAGCAATTATATGAGGCTGAGAAGTCAAAAAGGGAATCCTTTGGGAAATTATTTA GGAAGTCTTTTCTAAGAAATCGTCTGTTCAGGGGATTGGACTCCTGGCCCCCATCCTTTTGT acacagaaGCCTCGAAAGTttgactgtgaacttccagatatttcaTTAAAAGATTTACAGTTTCTGCAATCATTTTGTCCTTCTGAAGTTCAGCCATTCCTCAG GGTTCCCTTACTTTGTGACTTTGAACCTCTCCACCAGCATGTACTCGCTCTGCATAATTTGGTAAAAGCAGCACAAAGTTTGGATGAAATGTCACAGACCATTACAGACCTGCTGAGTGAACAAAAG GCCTCTGCGAGTCAGACGTCCCAACAGTCGGCTTCCTCGCCCCGGCTGGAAAGCGCGACAGGAATCACAACCGCTACCTCACCCAGGACACCGCCTCCACTCGCCGTGCAGGATCCCCTGTGTCCTGCGGTCTGCCCCTTAGAGGAGCTGTCACCAGACAGCATTGATGCCCACACGTTCGACTTTGAGACTATCCCCCATCCAAATATAGAGCATACTCTCCACCAGGCCTCCTTAGACTTGGATTCACTAGCAGAAAGTCCTGAGTCGGACTTTATGTCTGCGGTGAACGAATTTGTCATAGAGGAGCAGCTGTCGTCTCCAAACCCCATCAGCGACCCGCAGAGCCCGGAGATGATGGTGGAGTCCCTCTACTCCTCTGTCATCAACGCCATTGACAGCAGGCGGATGCAGGACACCAGGACCCCCGGTCAGGAGGACCCGGGCAACCGCGCGTCCCTCAGTGCCCAGCTGGGGAGGTGCCGCGCGTCCGCCCATGACTCGCACCTTAGCATTCAGACCCTGAAGGAAGACTTCTGCCACTTCCGGACGTTCGTGCAGAAGGAACAGTGCGACTTTGCCAATTCCTTGCAGTGTACAGCAGTAGAAATAAGAAGCATTATCGACAAAGTAAAGCACTCTTTGGAAGTAACACTACATGAAAAACATCAAAAAGAACTAGAGTCTTTAAAAAGCGAGTACGAGGGCAGGCTCGCTACCCTGGTGAAGGAGAGTGAAGAGAACAAGAGCAAGATCACCAAGCTGCGGGGGGACCTGGCGTGCCTGGAGGAGGTGCTGCAGAACAAGGATAACGAGTTCGCTCTGGTCAAGCACGAGAAGGAAGCCGTCATCTGCCTGCAGAAAGAGAAGGACCAGAAGCTGCTCGAGATGGAGCGCGCAGTGCACAGCCAGCACTGTGAGGTGGAGGCACTGCGGCAGTCGCGTGAGATTGCGCTGGAGGACTTGAGGAAGCTCCACGTGGAGAATGACGAGAAGCTCCAGCTACTGCGGGCAGAGCTCCAGCGCCTGGAGCAGAGTCATCTGAAGGAGCTGGAGGACACACTACAGGTCCGTCACACACAGGAGTTGGAGAAGGCCATGAGCGAGCACAGACTCTGCTTGGAGAAACTAGAAATGGAAAACCAGCAGAGGATCGAGCAGATCCAAGATTCTCATGCCGCAGTCATCCAGGAGAAGGAGCAGCAGCTCCAGGAGTTAAAGCTCAAGGTTTCGGATTTGTCGGACATGAGATGTAAGTTAGAGGTGGAGCTGGCCCTGAAGGAAGCAGAAACTGACGAGATAAAAATGTTGCTGGAAGAAAGCAGAACCCAGGAGAAGAAGACCTTGCAGTCTCTCTTCGAAAAAGAGACCGAACAGTTGAGAGCAGAAATCAGTAAACTAAACCAAAAGATTCATGACAATAATGAAAATTATCAGGTGGGCTTGGCAGAGCTGAGAACTTTAATGACAGTTGAAAAAGATCAGTGCATTTCTGAGTTAATTAGTAGACACGAAGAAGAATCTGATAGGCTTACAACTGATTTAAACAAAATGACATTGTTGTATCAGCAAGCATTTGAAATAGAAAAAGGCCTGAAAGAAGAATTAGCTGAACTGCAGAGTAAATTGGACTCAGAATTGAGTGctcttgaaaaacaaaaagatgagaaaatctCCCAGCAAGAGGACATGTACAAAGCTATTATCCAGAAGctagagaaagacaaagaggaaTTTGTCATGAGACAGGAACGGGACCGAGAACAGTTAGTTCAGAGGCTTAATTGTGAAAAAGAAGCTGCTATTGAGACTGCCAGAAAAGAAATGCACTTGGAAAGAGAAGCTGTTGAGAAAGAGTTGTTAGAGAAAGTTAAACATCTTGAGAGTCAATTAGCAAAAAG tcatgCCATGGAATCTGCCAGAGAAGATTCTTCAAGCCTAGTTGCTGAACTTCAAGAAAAGCTCCAGGAAGAAAAAGCTAAGTTTCTAGAACAACTTGAAgagcaggagaagaggaagaatgaGGAGATGCAGAATGTTCGAACATCTTTGATTGCTGAGCAGCAG ACCAACTTTAACACTGTTTTAACAAGAgagaaaatgaggaaagaaaacatAATCAATGATCTCAGTGATAAGCTCAAGAGCACAATGCAGCAGCAGGAGCGGGACAAAG ATTTGATCGAGTCCCTGTCTGAGGACCGCGCGCGTCTGCTGGAGGAGAAGAAGCGACTGGAGGAGGAGGTCAGCCGGCTGCGGGGCGGTGCCTTCGTGCCCTCCCCGGGTGTGGCCGCAGCCCCTGAGTTGTACGGGGCCTGTGCTCCTGAGGCCCCGGTGGAGGCCCTGGACACCCTTGGTGAGGGGAGGCCAGACTCAGCCATGGAGACCAGCACGATGTCTGTCCA AGAAAACGTCCATCTGCTCTCTGAAGAAAGACAGCGGATAATGCTGTTGGAACGA aCACTACAGTTGAAAGAAGAAGAGAACAAGCGGTTAAATCAGAGACTG ATGTCTCAGAGCATGTCTTCCGTGTCCTCAAGGCATTCTGAGAAGATAGCCATTAGAGA